A part of Biomphalaria glabrata chromosome 3, xgBioGlab47.1, whole genome shotgun sequence genomic DNA contains:
- the LOC106055467 gene encoding cytochrome P450 2J4-like, producing the protein MDLITVLLASVVVLFLYFWFLRADGNYPPQPSRPLPVVGHLFSLEDDLRPQYKKWHKDLGEIFSLNMAGTIMVVINGYDLIKEIFVKRADEFSDRAPFFLDKATGMPCKGIVFANGKTWKEQRATALSILRNLGMGKDTLAQIIQDEVGHFMQLLAQLEGRPTKMRINMNMGIANVICSFLLGRRFEYDDPTFQKLMQLLRYIVGNTSKGEIVSVFPILSLLPGDQFHSKRLAASSKAVIEIIVEKFIREIQDDTSEDVTPSNFVTLYLEEMGRKRKTGEETTMDEENLAKSIFDFLVAGTETTSTSLLWCLLYALNYPEVQEKIFKEIENEIGLERAPTSQDRTKLVYLNAFLAEVSRLASVAAHAFTHYCPQETTVKGYKVPKDSIIIPNLDSVMYDKKIWGNDVMSFKPERFINQEGKLHIPEQLIPFGIGRRICLGEGMAQTIRFLIMSSMFQRFQLLPRDAEAPPSLGYVFGADVSPQSFEIRFVDRRGEI; encoded by the exons ATGGATCTCATAACGGTGTTGCTGGCATCCGTTGTTGTGCTGTTCCTTTACTTTTGGTTTCTGCGAGCAGACGGTAACTACCCTCCCCAGCCGTCAAGGCCGCTTCCGGTGGTGGGACATTTGTTTAGCCTGGAAGATGACCTTCGACCTCAATATAAGAAATGGCACAAAGATCTAGGTGAAATATTTAG TTTGAATATGGCGGGAACTATCATGGTAGTCATCAACGGATATGATCTCATCAAAGAGATTTTCGTCAAACGAGCAGACGAGTTTTCAGACAGAGCGCCATTTTTCTTAGACAAG GCTACAGGTATGCCTTGCAAAGGAATCGTATTCGCCAACGGAAAGACATGGAAAGAGCAACGAGCCACCGCCCTGAGCATTCTTCGAAACCTTGGTATGGGAAAAGACACTTTGGCCCAGATTATCCAAGACGAGGTGGGCCATTTCATGCAGCTGTTGGCCCAACTTGAGGGGCGGCCCACCAAGATGAGAATCAATATGAACATGGGTATCGCCAATGTTATTTGCAGTTTTCTCTTGGGCCGCAGATTCGAATACGACGATCCGACTTTCCAGAAGCTGATGCAGCTCCTCAGGTATATTGTTGGGAACACGAGCAAGGGCGAAATCGTTTCCGTTTTCCCGATTCTGAGTCTTTTGCCAGGAGATCAGTTCCACTCCAAGCGTTTAGCTGCGAGTTCCAAGGCCGTGATTGAGATAATCGTGGAGAAATTCATACGCGAAATTCAAGACGATACATCGGAAGATGTTACGCCGAGTAACTTTGTTACATTGTACCTCGAGGAGATGGGGAGAAAGAGGAAGACGGGGGAAGAAACAACCATGGATGAAGAGAATTTGGCCAAATCGATTTTTGACTTTCTGGTTGCTGGCACAGAGACAACAAGTACATCACTGCTCTGGTGCCTGTTGTATGCCCTTAACTACCCGGAAGTTCAAGAGAAGATTTTTAAGGAGATTGAGAACGAAATAGGACTTGAGCGAGCTCCGACCTCACAGGACAGGACGAAGCTGGTCTACCTTAACGCTTTCCTTGCTGAGGTGTCCCGCCTTGCTAGTGTTGCGGCTCACGCCTTTACTCATTACTGCCCTCAAGAAACCACAGTCAAAGGCTACAAGGTCCCCAAAGACAGCATCATCATACCCAATCTGGACTCCGTCATGTACGACAAAAAAATCTGGGGCAATGACGTCATGAGCTTCAAACCAGAGAGGTTTATCAACCAAGAGGGAAAACTTCACATCCCTGAACAGCTCATACCGTTTGGGATCGGGAGAAGAATTTGCTTAGGAGAAGGAATGGCGCAAACTATCCGGTTTCTAATCATGTCTTCCATGTTCCAACGGTTTCAGCTTCTACCCAGAGATGCTGAAGCACCACCTTCATTAGGATACGTGTTTGGTGCAGACGTATCGCCTCAAAGTTTCGAGATTCGTTTTGTCGACAGAAGAGGAGAAATCTAG
- the LOC106055470 gene encoding ergosterol biosynthetic protein 28 homolog — translation MNTTINPTPTFINILRIWLALVAVMAFGNTIQCFISSNYLFERLYTINEKNVSGLAARLFGVWTLMSGVVRILCAFFIYNKTLYFSTLVSFIIALGHFTSEVFIFNTAALTIGIIAPLIVSSLSILMMLFGFRYIEEEDPRMKYVNENEELLKSKNFMKAKKLS, via the exons atGAATACAACAATTAATCCGACGCCGacttttatcaatattttaagaatatggcTTGCACTTGTTGCAGTAATGGCTTTTGGAAACACGATCCAGTGTTTTATAAGCTCTAACTATTTGTTTGAAAGACTTTACACTATTAATGAAAAGAACG tgagTGGGCTGGCCGCCAGATTGTTTGGTGTGTGGACGTTGATGTCTGGAGTTGTAAGAATTCTTTGTGCTTTCTTCATCTACAATAAAAC tctcTATTTCAGTACCTTAGTCTCCTTCATCATCGCTCTTGGTCACTTTACGTCGGAAGTGTTCATTTTTAACACGGCAGCTCTGACAATTGGAATTATTGCCCCGCTCATTGTTTCAA gtttatCCATCTTAATGATGTTGTTTGGTTTTCGATACATAGAGGAGGAGGATCCCAGAATGAAGTACGTGAATGAAAATGAAGAACTGCTCAAATCTAAGAACTTTATGAAGGCAAAAAAATTGTCCTGA